A portion of the Macaca mulatta isolate MMU2019108-1 chromosome 2, T2T-MMU8v2.0, whole genome shotgun sequence genome contains these proteins:
- the ABTB1 gene encoding ankyrin repeat and BTB/POZ domain-containing protein 1 isoform X5, translated as MLSGPARGTPRAHNRPPVLDDSETPDAAKVNLALRWHLHGLDAEGRGAQYLLEQRDVEVNVRDKWDSTPLYYACLCGHEELVLYLLANGARCEANTFDGERCLYGALSDPIRRALRDYKQVTASCRRRDYYDDFLQRLLEQGIHSDVVFVVHGKPFRVHRCVLGARSAYFANMLDTKWKGKSVVVLRHPLINPVAFGALLQYLYTVVSKPGTCVKVLTIEPPPADPRLREDMALLADCALPPELRGDLWELPFPCPDGFNSCPDVCFRVAGCSFLCHKAFFCGRSDYFRALLDDHFRESEEPETSGGPPAITLHGISPDIFTHVLYYVYSDHTELSPEAAYDVLSIADMYLLPGLKRLCGRSLAQVLDEDSVVGVWRVAKLFRLARLEDQCTEYMAKVIEKLVEREDFVEAVKEEAAAVAARQETDSIPLVDDIRFHVASTVQTYSAIEEAQQRLRALEDLLVSIGLDC; from the exons ATGCTCTCTGGACCGGCGCGGGGAACACCTAGAGCCCATAATCGGCCTCCGGTCCTTGATGATTCGGAAACTCCTGACGCAGCTAAAGTGAATCTGGCGCTGAGATGGCACCTCCATGGGCTGGACGCGGAGGGAAGGGGTGCCCA GTACCTGCTGGAGCAGCGAGACGTGGAGGTGAATGTGCGGGACAAGTGGGACAGCACCCCCTT GTACTATGCCTGCTTGTGTGGGCACGAGGAGCTGGTACTCTACCTTCTGGCCAATG GAGCCCGCTGTGAGGCCAACACCTTCGATGGTGAGCGCTGCCTCTATGGGGCACTGAGTGACCCCATCCGCCGGGCTCTACGCGATTACAAGCAGGTCACAGCTTCCTGCAGGAGGCGGGATTACTATGATGACTTCTTGCAGCG GCTTCTAGAGCAGGGCATCCACAGTGATGTGGTCTTTGTAGTACACGGAAAGCCATTCCGGGTGCATCGCTGCGTCCTGGGTGCACGCAGTGCCTACTTTGCTAACATGCTGGACACCAAATGGAAGGGCAAGAGTGTCGTGGTTCTCAGGCACCCACTG ATCAACCCTGTGGCCTTTGGGGCCCTGCTGCAGTACCTGTACACAG TGGTGTCTAAGCCAGGCACGTGTGTGAAGGTGCTGACCATCGAGCCCCCACCTGCAGACCCCCGCCTCCGGGAGGACATGGCGCTGCTGGCTGACTGTGCCCTGCCCCCTGAGCTCCGA GGTGATCTTTGGGAGCTGCCCTTCCCTTGTCCTGATGGCTTCAACAGCTGCCCTGACGTCTGCTTCCGAGTGGCCGGCTGCAGCTTCCTCTGCCACAAG GCCTTCTTCTGTGGCCGCAGTGACTACTTCCGGGCCCTGCTGGATGACCACTTCCGAGAGAGCGAGGAGCCGGAGACCTCAGGGGGCCCCCCAGCCATCACCCTGCACGGCATCTCACCCGACATCTTCACCCACGTGCTCTACTACGTGTACAGCGACCACACTGAG CTGTCCCCTGAGGCGGCCTACGACGTGCTGAGCATCGCCGACATGTACCTACTGCCAGGCCTGAAGAGGCTGTGTGGCCGTAGCCTGGCCCAGGTGCTAGACGAGGACAGTGTGGTGGGTGTGTGGCGCGTGGCCAAGCTCTTCCGCTTGGCGCGGCTTGAGGACCAGTGCACTGAGTACATGGCCAAGGTCATTGAAAAG CTGGTGGAGCGGGAAGACTTCGTGGAGGCGGTGAAAGAGGAGGCAGCGGCTGTGGCGGCTCGGCAGGAGACGGACTCCATCCCGCTGGTGGACGACATCCGCTTCCACGTGGCCAGCACGGTGCAGACCTACAGCGCCATAGAGGAGGCGCAGCAGCGGCTGCGGGCACTCGAGGACCTGCTCGTGTCCATTGGCCTGGACTGTTGA
- the ABTB1 gene encoding ankyrin repeat and BTB/POZ domain-containing protein 1 isoform X6 → MGWTRREGVPSTCWSSETWRYYACLCGHEELVLYLLANGARCEANTFDGERCLYGALSDPIRRALRDYKQVTASCRRRDYYDDFLQRLLEQGIHSDVVFVVHGKPFRVHRCVLGARSAYFANMLDTKWKGKSVVVLRHPLINPVAFGALLQYLYTGRLDIGVEHVSDCERLAKQCQLWDLLSDLEAKCEKVSEFVVSKPGTCVKVLTIEPPPADPRLREDMALLADCALPPELRGDLWELPFPCPDGFNSCPDVCFRVAGCSFLCHKAFFCGRSDYFRALLDDHFRESEEPETSGGPPAITLHGISPDIFTHVLYYVYSDHTELSPEAAYDVLSIADMYLLPGLKRLCGRSLAQVLDEDSVVGVWRVAKLFRLARLEDQCTEYMAKVIEKLVEREDFVEAVKEEAAAVAARQETDSIPLVDDIRFHVASTVQTYSAIEEAQQRLRALEDLLVSIGLDC, encoded by the exons ATGGGCTGGACGCGGAGGGAAGGGGTGCCCA GTACCTGCTGGAGCAGCGAGACGTGGAG GTACTATGCCTGCTTGTGTGGGCACGAGGAGCTGGTACTCTACCTTCTGGCCAATG GAGCCCGCTGTGAGGCCAACACCTTCGATGGTGAGCGCTGCCTCTATGGGGCACTGAGTGACCCCATCCGCCGGGCTCTACGCGATTACAAGCAGGTCACAGCTTCCTGCAGGAGGCGGGATTACTATGATGACTTCTTGCAGCG GCTTCTAGAGCAGGGCATCCACAGTGATGTGGTCTTTGTAGTACACGGAAAGCCATTCCGGGTGCATCGCTGCGTCCTGGGTGCACGCAGTGCCTACTTTGCTAACATGCTGGACACCAAATGGAAGGGCAAGAGTGTCGTGGTTCTCAGGCACCCACTG ATCAACCCTGTGGCCTTTGGGGCCCTGCTGCAGTACCTGTACACAG gCCGCCTGGACATTGGTGTAGAGCATGTGAGTGACTGTGAACGCCTGGCCAAGCAGTGCCAGCTGTGGGACCTGCTCAGCGACCTGGAGGCCAAGTGCGAGAAGGTGTCTGAGTTTG TGGTGTCTAAGCCAGGCACGTGTGTGAAGGTGCTGACCATCGAGCCCCCACCTGCAGACCCCCGCCTCCGGGAGGACATGGCGCTGCTGGCTGACTGTGCCCTGCCCCCTGAGCTCCGA GGTGATCTTTGGGAGCTGCCCTTCCCTTGTCCTGATGGCTTCAACAGCTGCCCTGACGTCTGCTTCCGAGTGGCCGGCTGCAGCTTCCTCTGCCACAAG GCCTTCTTCTGTGGCCGCAGTGACTACTTCCGGGCCCTGCTGGATGACCACTTCCGAGAGAGCGAGGAGCCGGAGACCTCAGGGGGCCCCCCAGCCATCACCCTGCACGGCATCTCACCCGACATCTTCACCCACGTGCTCTACTACGTGTACAGCGACCACACTGAG CTGTCCCCTGAGGCGGCCTACGACGTGCTGAGCATCGCCGACATGTACCTACTGCCAGGCCTGAAGAGGCTGTGTGGCCGTAGCCTGGCCCAGGTGCTAGACGAGGACAGTGTGGTGGGTGTGTGGCGCGTGGCCAAGCTCTTCCGCTTGGCGCGGCTTGAGGACCAGTGCACTGAGTACATGGCCAAGGTCATTGAAAAG CTGGTGGAGCGGGAAGACTTCGTGGAGGCGGTGAAAGAGGAGGCAGCGGCTGTGGCGGCTCGGCAGGAGACGGACTCCATCCCGCTGGTGGACGACATCCGCTTCCACGTGGCCAGCACGGTGCAGACCTACAGCGCCATAGAGGAGGCGCAGCAGCGGCTGCGGGCACTCGAGGACCTGCTCGTGTCCATTGGCCTGGACTGTTGA
- the ABTB1 gene encoding ankyrin repeat and BTB/POZ domain-containing protein 1 isoform X1, with protein MLSGPARGTPRAHNRPPVLDDSETPDAAKVNLALRWHLHGLDAEGRGAQYLLEQRDVEVNVRDKWDSTPLYYACLCGHEELVLYLLANGARCEANTFDGERCLYGALSDPIRRALRDYKQVTASCRRRDYYDDFLQRLLEQGIHSDVVFVVHGKPFRVHRCVLGARSAYFANMLDTKWKGKSVVVLRHPLINPVAFGALLQYLYTGRLDIGVEHVSDCERLAKQCQLWDLLSDLEAKCEKVSEFVVSKPGTCVKVLTIEPPPADPRLREDMALLADCALPPELRGDLWELPFPCPDGFNSCPDVCFRVAGCSFLCHKAFFCGRSDYFRALLDDHFRESEEPETSGGPPAITLHGISPDIFTHVLYYVYSDHTELSPEAAYDVLSIADMYLLPGLKRLCGRSLAQVLDEDSVVGVWRVAKLFRLARLEDQCTEYMAKVIEKLVEREDFVEAVKEEAAAVAARQETDSIPLVDDIRFHVASTVQTYSAIEEAQQRLRALEDLLVSIGLDC; from the exons ATGCTCTCTGGACCGGCGCGGGGAACACCTAGAGCCCATAATCGGCCTCCGGTCCTTGATGATTCGGAAACTCCTGACGCAGCTAAAGTGAATCTGGCGCTGAGATGGCACCTCCATGGGCTGGACGCGGAGGGAAGGGGTGCCCA GTACCTGCTGGAGCAGCGAGACGTGGAGGTGAATGTGCGGGACAAGTGGGACAGCACCCCCTT GTACTATGCCTGCTTGTGTGGGCACGAGGAGCTGGTACTCTACCTTCTGGCCAATG GAGCCCGCTGTGAGGCCAACACCTTCGATGGTGAGCGCTGCCTCTATGGGGCACTGAGTGACCCCATCCGCCGGGCTCTACGCGATTACAAGCAGGTCACAGCTTCCTGCAGGAGGCGGGATTACTATGATGACTTCTTGCAGCG GCTTCTAGAGCAGGGCATCCACAGTGATGTGGTCTTTGTAGTACACGGAAAGCCATTCCGGGTGCATCGCTGCGTCCTGGGTGCACGCAGTGCCTACTTTGCTAACATGCTGGACACCAAATGGAAGGGCAAGAGTGTCGTGGTTCTCAGGCACCCACTG ATCAACCCTGTGGCCTTTGGGGCCCTGCTGCAGTACCTGTACACAG gCCGCCTGGACATTGGTGTAGAGCATGTGAGTGACTGTGAACGCCTGGCCAAGCAGTGCCAGCTGTGGGACCTGCTCAGCGACCTGGAGGCCAAGTGCGAGAAGGTGTCTGAGTTTG TGGTGTCTAAGCCAGGCACGTGTGTGAAGGTGCTGACCATCGAGCCCCCACCTGCAGACCCCCGCCTCCGGGAGGACATGGCGCTGCTGGCTGACTGTGCCCTGCCCCCTGAGCTCCGA GGTGATCTTTGGGAGCTGCCCTTCCCTTGTCCTGATGGCTTCAACAGCTGCCCTGACGTCTGCTTCCGAGTGGCCGGCTGCAGCTTCCTCTGCCACAAG GCCTTCTTCTGTGGCCGCAGTGACTACTTCCGGGCCCTGCTGGATGACCACTTCCGAGAGAGCGAGGAGCCGGAGACCTCAGGGGGCCCCCCAGCCATCACCCTGCACGGCATCTCACCCGACATCTTCACCCACGTGCTCTACTACGTGTACAGCGACCACACTGAG CTGTCCCCTGAGGCGGCCTACGACGTGCTGAGCATCGCCGACATGTACCTACTGCCAGGCCTGAAGAGGCTGTGTGGCCGTAGCCTGGCCCAGGTGCTAGACGAGGACAGTGTGGTGGGTGTGTGGCGCGTGGCCAAGCTCTTCCGCTTGGCGCGGCTTGAGGACCAGTGCACTGAGTACATGGCCAAGGTCATTGAAAAG CTGGTGGAGCGGGAAGACTTCGTGGAGGCGGTGAAAGAGGAGGCAGCGGCTGTGGCGGCTCGGCAGGAGACGGACTCCATCCCGCTGGTGGACGACATCCGCTTCCACGTGGCCAGCACGGTGCAGACCTACAGCGCCATAGAGGAGGCGCAGCAGCGGCTGCGGGCACTCGAGGACCTGCTCGTGTCCATTGGCCTGGACTGTTGA
- the ABTB1 gene encoding ankyrin repeat and BTB/POZ domain-containing protein 1 isoform X11 — protein MLSGPARGTPRAHNRPPVLDDSETPDAAKVNLALRWHLHGLDAEGRGAQYLLEQRDVEVNVRDKWDSTPLYYACLCGHEELVLYLLANGARCEANTFDGERCLYGALSDPIRRALRDYKQVTASCRRRDYYDDFLQRLLEQGIHSDVVFVVHGKPFRVHRCVLGARSAYFANMLDTKWKGKSVVVLRHPLINPVAFGALLQYLYTGRLDIGVEHVSDCERLAKQCQLWDLLSDLEAKCEKVSEFVVSKPGTCVKVLTIEPPPADPRLREDMALLADCALPPELRGDLWELPFPCPDGFNSCPDVCFRVAGCSFLCHKAFFCGRSDYFRALLDDHFRESEEPETSGGPPAITLHGISPDIFTHVLYYVYSDHTEAEGSLVRLQREACSLCHPGSGPNLKASVLPSTGCTSVP, from the exons ATGCTCTCTGGACCGGCGCGGGGAACACCTAGAGCCCATAATCGGCCTCCGGTCCTTGATGATTCGGAAACTCCTGACGCAGCTAAAGTGAATCTGGCGCTGAGATGGCACCTCCATGGGCTGGACGCGGAGGGAAGGGGTGCCCA GTACCTGCTGGAGCAGCGAGACGTGGAGGTGAATGTGCGGGACAAGTGGGACAGCACCCCCTT GTACTATGCCTGCTTGTGTGGGCACGAGGAGCTGGTACTCTACCTTCTGGCCAATG GAGCCCGCTGTGAGGCCAACACCTTCGATGGTGAGCGCTGCCTCTATGGGGCACTGAGTGACCCCATCCGCCGGGCTCTACGCGATTACAAGCAGGTCACAGCTTCCTGCAGGAGGCGGGATTACTATGATGACTTCTTGCAGCG GCTTCTAGAGCAGGGCATCCACAGTGATGTGGTCTTTGTAGTACACGGAAAGCCATTCCGGGTGCATCGCTGCGTCCTGGGTGCACGCAGTGCCTACTTTGCTAACATGCTGGACACCAAATGGAAGGGCAAGAGTGTCGTGGTTCTCAGGCACCCACTG ATCAACCCTGTGGCCTTTGGGGCCCTGCTGCAGTACCTGTACACAG gCCGCCTGGACATTGGTGTAGAGCATGTGAGTGACTGTGAACGCCTGGCCAAGCAGTGCCAGCTGTGGGACCTGCTCAGCGACCTGGAGGCCAAGTGCGAGAAGGTGTCTGAGTTTG TGGTGTCTAAGCCAGGCACGTGTGTGAAGGTGCTGACCATCGAGCCCCCACCTGCAGACCCCCGCCTCCGGGAGGACATGGCGCTGCTGGCTGACTGTGCCCTGCCCCCTGAGCTCCGA GGTGATCTTTGGGAGCTGCCCTTCCCTTGTCCTGATGGCTTCAACAGCTGCCCTGACGTCTGCTTCCGAGTGGCCGGCTGCAGCTTCCTCTGCCACAAG GCCTTCTTCTGTGGCCGCAGTGACTACTTCCGGGCCCTGCTGGATGACCACTTCCGAGAGAGCGAGGAGCCGGAGACCTCAGGGGGCCCCCCAGCCATCACCCTGCACGGCATCTCACCCGACATCTTCACCCACGTGCTCTACTACGTGTACAGCGACCACACTGAG gcagagggaagccTTGTTAGGCTCCAGAGAGAGG CTTGTtccctgtgccacccaggctCTGGCCCGAATCTGAAGGCTTCAGTCTTGCCCAGCACAGGATGTACCT CTGTCCCCTGA
- the ABTB1 gene encoding ankyrin repeat and BTB/POZ domain-containing protein 1 isoform X12, which yields MLSGPARGTPRAHNRPPVLDDSETPDAAKVNLALRWHLHGLDAEGRGAQYLLEQRDVEVNVRDKWDSTPLYYACLCGHEELVLYLLANGARCEANTFDGERCLYGALSDPIRRALRDYKQVTASCRRRDYYDDFLQRLLEQGIHSDVVFVVHGKPFRVHRCVLGARSAYFANMLDTKWKGKSVVVLRHPLINPVAFGALLQYLYTGRLDIGVEHVSDCERLAKQCQLWDLLSDLEAKCEKVSEFVVSKPGTCVKVLTIEPPPADPRLREDMALLADCALPPELRGDLWELPFPCPDGFNSCPDVCFRVAGCSFLCHKAFFCGRSDYFRALLDDHFRESEEPETSGGPPAITLHGISPDIFTHVLYYVYSDHTEAEGSLVRLQREAVP from the exons ATGCTCTCTGGACCGGCGCGGGGAACACCTAGAGCCCATAATCGGCCTCCGGTCCTTGATGATTCGGAAACTCCTGACGCAGCTAAAGTGAATCTGGCGCTGAGATGGCACCTCCATGGGCTGGACGCGGAGGGAAGGGGTGCCCA GTACCTGCTGGAGCAGCGAGACGTGGAGGTGAATGTGCGGGACAAGTGGGACAGCACCCCCTT GTACTATGCCTGCTTGTGTGGGCACGAGGAGCTGGTACTCTACCTTCTGGCCAATG GAGCCCGCTGTGAGGCCAACACCTTCGATGGTGAGCGCTGCCTCTATGGGGCACTGAGTGACCCCATCCGCCGGGCTCTACGCGATTACAAGCAGGTCACAGCTTCCTGCAGGAGGCGGGATTACTATGATGACTTCTTGCAGCG GCTTCTAGAGCAGGGCATCCACAGTGATGTGGTCTTTGTAGTACACGGAAAGCCATTCCGGGTGCATCGCTGCGTCCTGGGTGCACGCAGTGCCTACTTTGCTAACATGCTGGACACCAAATGGAAGGGCAAGAGTGTCGTGGTTCTCAGGCACCCACTG ATCAACCCTGTGGCCTTTGGGGCCCTGCTGCAGTACCTGTACACAG gCCGCCTGGACATTGGTGTAGAGCATGTGAGTGACTGTGAACGCCTGGCCAAGCAGTGCCAGCTGTGGGACCTGCTCAGCGACCTGGAGGCCAAGTGCGAGAAGGTGTCTGAGTTTG TGGTGTCTAAGCCAGGCACGTGTGTGAAGGTGCTGACCATCGAGCCCCCACCTGCAGACCCCCGCCTCCGGGAGGACATGGCGCTGCTGGCTGACTGTGCCCTGCCCCCTGAGCTCCGA GGTGATCTTTGGGAGCTGCCCTTCCCTTGTCCTGATGGCTTCAACAGCTGCCCTGACGTCTGCTTCCGAGTGGCCGGCTGCAGCTTCCTCTGCCACAAG GCCTTCTTCTGTGGCCGCAGTGACTACTTCCGGGCCCTGCTGGATGACCACTTCCGAGAGAGCGAGGAGCCGGAGACCTCAGGGGGCCCCCCAGCCATCACCCTGCACGGCATCTCACCCGACATCTTCACCCACGTGCTCTACTACGTGTACAGCGACCACACTGAG gcagagggaagccTTGTTAGGCTCCAGAGAGAGG CTGTCCCCTGA
- the ABTB1 gene encoding ankyrin repeat and BTB/POZ domain-containing protein 1 isoform X13, with product MLSGPARGTPRAHNRPPVLDDSETPDAAKVNLALRWHLHGLDAEGRGAQYLLEQRDVEVNVRDKWDSTPLYYACLCGHEELVLYLLANGARCEANTFDGERCLYGALSDPIRRALRDYKQVTASCRRRDYYDDFLQRLLEQGIHSDVVFVVHGKPFRVHRCVLGARSAYFANMLDTKWKGKSVVVLRHPLINPVAFGALLQYLYTGRLDIGVEHVSDCERLAKQCQLWDLLSDLEAKCEKVSEFVVSKPGTCVKVLTIEPPPADPRLREDMALLADCALPPELRGDLWELPFPCPDGFNSCPDVCFRVAGCSFLCHKAFFCGRSDYFRALLDDHFRESEEPETSGGPPAITLHGISPDIFTHVLYYVYSDHTELVPCATQALARI from the exons ATGCTCTCTGGACCGGCGCGGGGAACACCTAGAGCCCATAATCGGCCTCCGGTCCTTGATGATTCGGAAACTCCTGACGCAGCTAAAGTGAATCTGGCGCTGAGATGGCACCTCCATGGGCTGGACGCGGAGGGAAGGGGTGCCCA GTACCTGCTGGAGCAGCGAGACGTGGAGGTGAATGTGCGGGACAAGTGGGACAGCACCCCCTT GTACTATGCCTGCTTGTGTGGGCACGAGGAGCTGGTACTCTACCTTCTGGCCAATG GAGCCCGCTGTGAGGCCAACACCTTCGATGGTGAGCGCTGCCTCTATGGGGCACTGAGTGACCCCATCCGCCGGGCTCTACGCGATTACAAGCAGGTCACAGCTTCCTGCAGGAGGCGGGATTACTATGATGACTTCTTGCAGCG GCTTCTAGAGCAGGGCATCCACAGTGATGTGGTCTTTGTAGTACACGGAAAGCCATTCCGGGTGCATCGCTGCGTCCTGGGTGCACGCAGTGCCTACTTTGCTAACATGCTGGACACCAAATGGAAGGGCAAGAGTGTCGTGGTTCTCAGGCACCCACTG ATCAACCCTGTGGCCTTTGGGGCCCTGCTGCAGTACCTGTACACAG gCCGCCTGGACATTGGTGTAGAGCATGTGAGTGACTGTGAACGCCTGGCCAAGCAGTGCCAGCTGTGGGACCTGCTCAGCGACCTGGAGGCCAAGTGCGAGAAGGTGTCTGAGTTTG TGGTGTCTAAGCCAGGCACGTGTGTGAAGGTGCTGACCATCGAGCCCCCACCTGCAGACCCCCGCCTCCGGGAGGACATGGCGCTGCTGGCTGACTGTGCCCTGCCCCCTGAGCTCCGA GGTGATCTTTGGGAGCTGCCCTTCCCTTGTCCTGATGGCTTCAACAGCTGCCCTGACGTCTGCTTCCGAGTGGCCGGCTGCAGCTTCCTCTGCCACAAG GCCTTCTTCTGTGGCCGCAGTGACTACTTCCGGGCCCTGCTGGATGACCACTTCCGAGAGAGCGAGGAGCCGGAGACCTCAGGGGGCCCCCCAGCCATCACCCTGCACGGCATCTCACCCGACATCTTCACCCACGTGCTCTACTACGTGTACAGCGACCACACTGAG CTTGTtccctgtgccacccaggctCTGGCCCGAATCTGA